In the genome of Pusillimonas sp. T7-7, the window GATCGATGGCGTCATGGTCGATCCGGCACAGGCCTCGGCGGCGGATCTGATCTCGCCCGATGTGCTGCGCGACGACAAATCCCTGGCCAAGGAAATCAGGCGCCTGGAAAAATTGATGATGGACCACGCCAAGAATCTGGAATTCGAGCAGGCTGCCGCAGCGCGCGATGCCTTGAACCGCTTGAAGCAGAAAGCCTTGCTGTCTTAATAAAGGGTTTAAGGGCAGGGCAGGCTGCCACCGCAGCGGTCCAAAACATAAGTGCCGGGTTTGTAAATTTGGAATCAAAATGTTGGTATTCGCCAACGTTTTTATTTTTTTAATCAAGCTGTCATCCGGCTCGCTCCAGATAAGTGCGGGCAAGTCTTGCTTTTAGGATACCTAGGGTTTACCATTAAATCTTTACGGGATTTTTGCAAGCATCACACTCTTGTTGCGCTGCATGAATATTGGCTCTCAGGGCCGCACGGGTCCGCTGTACAGGCTGTAACAACACAAAGAAAAAACCGCTAAAGCCTTATGGTTTCTATGTTTTCTGACTTGTCAATACCGGACTTGAACTTTTGCGGTGCTGCAAAAATCCTTGCCTTATAACGGGTTTTCCCTCACACTCTCGGCTATGATGACTAAGGTACTTTTCGTTTGCATGGGTAATATCTGCCGCTCACCGAGCGCAGAAGGTGTCTTCCGCCGTCTGGTCGACGAAGCGGGGCTTTCTGAAGTGGTCGGTACCGATTCGGCAGGCACCCACAATTTTCATATTGGCGAAGCGCCCGATGCGCGCGCCCAAGCTGCTGCGCGCAAGCGTGGGTACGAATTGTCGCACTGTGTGGCGCGCCAAGTCTGTGCCGATGATTTCCGCGACTTCGACCTGATTCTGGCCATGGACTGGGAAAATCTTTCTGCCTTGCAGCAGCAATGCCCCAAAGTATACCAGCACAAATTAATGCTGCTTATGCGCTTTGCCAACGAGTTCGAAGAAGCCACCGTGCCCGACCCCTACTATGGCGGCCCCGAAGGCTTCGGCAAAGTGCTCGACTACCTTGAAGACGCCTGTCAGGGCGTTATGGAAATGGTACGCAAACGCGTGCTGCAGTATCAGGCCGCCTGATCCTCGTTTCTTCCCCCCTCCACATCAAAACCGTGCCATGGCACGGTTTTTTGTTGGGCCAATACCCAAGCGTTTTAGTCGGAAATTGGGTATACTGTACTAAATTAGTCGGGTATAAAGGAAATCACCATGCGTTTAACAACCAAAGGACGTTTTGCGGTGACCGCCATGATCGATTTGGCGTTGCGGCAGCATAGCGGGCCAGTCACCCTGGCCGCCATAGCCCAGCGGCAAAACATCTCGCTGTCGTATCTTGAACAGTTATTCGGCAAGCTGCGCCGGCACAAACTGGTCGACAGCATACGCGGCCCTGGCGGTGGCTATTCGCTGGCCCGGTTGGCGCGCAACATTACGGTGGCCGACATCATTTTCGCGGTCGACGAACCCCTTGACGCCACCAGCTGCGGCGGTAAGGAAAACTGCAACGTGGGCCGCAACGGCAGCACCGGAAAATGCATGACGCATGAACTCTGGTCCAATCTTAATCGTAAAATGGTGGATTATCTGGACTCTGTCTCGCTGCAAGACTTGGTCGACCAGCAGCGTATGCGGCAACTGCACGAGGCCACGCAAGCCCAGGCGCAAAAGCCCAGCAACGTGCGGGTCAACCGTTCGCCCGATGTGTTGATAGCGTCCGTCCAGTAACAACGTTCAAGAAGGCTTTCATGGATACACGCCCCGTTTATCTAGACTATTCGGCCACTACGCCGGTTGATCCGCGCGTTGTCCAGAAAATGGTGCCCTGGTTGTACGAGCAGTTTGGCAACCCGGCCAGTAACAGCCATGCCTACGGCTGGGATGCCGAAGAGGCCGTGGAAGCCGCGCGCGCGCAAGTGGCGCAGTTGGTCAATGCCGACCCGCGTGAAATCGTCTGGACATCCGGCGCCACCGAGTCCAACAACCTGGCCTTGAAGGGTGCGGCGCATTTCCATGCCGGCCGCGGCAAGCACATTATTACGCTCAAAACCGAGCACAAGGCGGTGCTCGATACCTGTAAAGAGCTGGAACGCGAAGGCTTTCAGGTCAGCTACCTTGATGTGCAAGAAAACGGCCTGCTCGATCTGGCCGCCTTCCAGACCGCCTTGCGTGACGACACCACCTTGGTGTCGGTCATGCTGGTCAATAACGAAATCGGCGTCATCCAAGACATTGCCGCCATCGGCGCCATCTGCCGGAGCAAGGGCATCGTGTTTCATGTGGATGCCGCCCAAGCCACCGGCAAGGTCGCTATCGACCTGCAAACGCTGGACGTTGATTTGATGTCTTTTTCAGCGCACAAAACCTATGGGCCCAAGGGCGTGGGCGCCCTGTACACACGGCGCAAACCACGCGTACGCATCCAGGCCCAAATACACGGCGGCGGACATGAGCGCGGCCTGCGGTCCGGCACACTGCCCACCCACCAAATCGTAGGCATGGGCGAAGCCTTCCGGCTGGCAGGCCTAGAAATGGCCGCCGAAAACGAACGCATACAAGGCCTGCGCGATCGCCTATGGGCAGGGCTGTCGCACATACCCGATATCTTCCTGAATGGTGATCTGAACCAGCGCGTTCCCCACAACCTGAATCTGAGCTTCAGCCATATCGAAGGCGAGGCGCTCATCATGGGCCTGAAAGGGTTGGCGGTATCCAGCGGCTCGGCCTGCACCTCGGCCAGCCTGGAGCCCTCGCACGTGCTGCGCGCCCTGGGCCGCAGCGACGAATTGGCCCACAGCTCGCTGCGCCTGTCGATGGGGCGCTTTACCACCCAGCAAGACATTGACTTCACCATCGCACTCATTACCGCACAGGTCGACAGACTGCGCCAGCTGTCGCCATTGTGGGAAATGAAGCAAAGCGGCATAGACTTGAATTCGGTGCAATGGGCCTCATATTAAGTAAACAAGGTTTGCAACATGGCGTATAGCGACAAAGTTCTGGATCACTACGAAAACCCGCGTAACGCGGGCGCCTTCGACCCGAACGACCCCCAGGTTGGCACGGGCATGGTCGGTACGCCCGCAAGCGGCGAAGTCATGCGGCTTCAAATCAAAGTCGACCCCCAATCGGGTATCATTGATGATGTGCGGTTCAAGACTTATGGTTGCGGCTCGGCCATCGCCGCCACATCGCTGGCCACCGTCTGGGTCAAGGGCAAAACGCTGGACCAGGCGCTAGAGATCCGCAACACGCAAATCGCCCACGAGCTGGCGCTGCCGCCAGTAAAGATTCATTGTTCCATTCTGGCCCAGGACGCCATCCAGGCGGCCGTCCAGAACTACAGGAAAAAGCATCAGGACTAATCATGGGAATTACGCTTACACAACAAGCGGCTGACCATATCAACCGCTACATTGAAAAACGAGGCAAAGGCCTGGGCCTGCGCCTGGCTGTCAAAACCACTGGGTGTTCCGGCCTAGCCTATAAGCTGGAATACGTCGATGAGCCTAATCCGGAAGACCTGCTGTGCGAGCAGCTGGGCGTGCGCGTCTACATAGACCAGAAAAGCCTGCCTTTTGTGGACGGCACACAGTTGGACTACGCGCGTGAAGGGCTGAACGAAGGCTTCAAATTCAGCAACCCGAATGAAAAAGCCAGCTGCGGGTGTGGCGAATCGTTTACGGTTTAGCCAAATATATTGTTACGGCGCTCGTTGCTGCATTAATAACTTTTTATTGAATTTCAGGTGTGAATTAATGTAGTTTTAAACTGCCAAAAACGTAGAAAATTTACAGTTAATGCAAAAAGCCCAGGATTATCCCTGGGCTTTTTTTATTGCTCCCCGCCAATCTTCTGCAAATTAAAGATATTTAATTTTGATGATCAAAGAAAGTTTTCGCGATAAATAGAAAACTATTTGAAAACAACGACATAGCCTTAAGTATTAACCCTAGAGTTACTGTTAGTTATTTAAGTTACAAAACGACATGATTGTGGTTAAATCGGCTAAGGATTAATACAAAATATTTTTAATGTATCTATGTTTAATGATTCGGATTAATTAGCTATCGATTTAACCATTGCATAAAGGTGGGGCTATGGACTTCAAGAGATCAAAAAAAGGATTGCTGCAGACAACAGCGCTTGCTGCAGCTTTGTTGGTGGCTTTTGGGCAGGCTTATGCTGGCTCAACTACTAATCTCCCCTACACATCAGGTGTAAACACGCTGCCTAACAATTCTTCATACACGGATACGACCATTGATGTGTCAGGTACAGGTACGTCTTTATCAGGTTCACACGTCGGAATTTCTGGCGCTGGCGATGCTTATACAGGCGATATCTTCCGTCGTTTGGGGATGGTGGTTGTCACAGACGGGGCTTCCTTTAGTTTGACCGATGAAAGCTCCATTACTGGAGTAGCTTCGGGCCCGCACTTCAGGTTGGTTTCGGTGTCCGG includes:
- a CDS encoding low molecular weight protein-tyrosine-phosphatase, with the translated sequence MMTKVLFVCMGNICRSPSAEGVFRRLVDEAGLSEVVGTDSAGTHNFHIGEAPDARAQAAARKRGYELSHCVARQVCADDFRDFDLILAMDWENLSALQQQCPKVYQHKLMLLMRFANEFEEATVPDPYYGGPEGFGKVLDYLEDACQGVMEMVRKRVLQYQAA
- the iscR gene encoding Fe-S cluster assembly transcriptional regulator IscR; the protein is MRLTTKGRFAVTAMIDLALRQHSGPVTLAAIAQRQNISLSYLEQLFGKLRRHKLVDSIRGPGGGYSLARLARNITVADIIFAVDEPLDATSCGGKENCNVGRNGSTGKCMTHELWSNLNRKMVDYLDSVSLQDLVDQQRMRQLHEATQAQAQKPSNVRVNRSPDVLIASVQ
- a CDS encoding IscS subfamily cysteine desulfurase gives rise to the protein MDTRPVYLDYSATTPVDPRVVQKMVPWLYEQFGNPASNSHAYGWDAEEAVEAARAQVAQLVNADPREIVWTSGATESNNLALKGAAHFHAGRGKHIITLKTEHKAVLDTCKELEREGFQVSYLDVQENGLLDLAAFQTALRDDTTLVSVMLVNNEIGVIQDIAAIGAICRSKGIVFHVDAAQATGKVAIDLQTLDVDLMSFSAHKTYGPKGVGALYTRRKPRVRIQAQIHGGGHERGLRSGTLPTHQIVGMGEAFRLAGLEMAAENERIQGLRDRLWAGLSHIPDIFLNGDLNQRVPHNLNLSFSHIEGEALIMGLKGLAVSSGSACTSASLEPSHVLRALGRSDELAHSSLRLSMGRFTTQQDIDFTIALITAQVDRLRQLSPLWEMKQSGIDLNSVQWASY
- the iscU gene encoding Fe-S cluster assembly scaffold IscU — translated: MAYSDKVLDHYENPRNAGAFDPNDPQVGTGMVGTPASGEVMRLQIKVDPQSGIIDDVRFKTYGCGSAIAATSLATVWVKGKTLDQALEIRNTQIAHELALPPVKIHCSILAQDAIQAAVQNYRKKHQD
- the iscA gene encoding iron-sulfur cluster assembly protein IscA, with translation MGITLTQQAADHINRYIEKRGKGLGLRLAVKTTGCSGLAYKLEYVDEPNPEDLLCEQLGVRVYIDQKSLPFVDGTQLDYAREGLNEGFKFSNPNEKASCGCGESFTV